One segment of Halomonas sp. TD01 DNA contains the following:
- a CDS encoding amino acid ABC transporter permease has protein sequence MIHNQTIIKERPAPSSSVGAVAWLRANLFNGPINTIFTLIGLYILYLLVVPTVQWAFLNADWIGTTRDDCSREGACWVFINARFTQFIYGLYPREEIWRANIVFAGFFTLIAWLAIPRLPFKRWVAVFALVGFPIVAYVLLHGGYFDLPRVSTHRWGGLMLTLLLATVGMVGALPIGIVLALGRRSNMPIVKSFCVVFIEFWRGVPLITVLFMASVMLPLFLPSDMSVDRLVRALIGLTLFQSAYMAEVIRGGLQAIPKGQEEAAAALGMTYWKRMGLIVLPQALKMMIPGIVNTFISLFKDTTLVMIIGLFDLLGIVQAALADSRWLGFSLEGYVFAAFMFWIFCFSMSRYSQYLERKLHTGHKR, from the coding sequence ATGATCCATAATCAAACAATCATTAAAGAGCGGCCAGCCCCCAGTAGTTCTGTCGGGGCGGTTGCCTGGCTACGTGCCAACCTGTTCAACGGCCCGATCAATACTATCTTTACCCTAATCGGGCTTTACATACTCTATTTGCTCGTGGTTCCCACCGTTCAGTGGGCGTTTCTGAATGCCGATTGGATAGGCACCACACGGGATGACTGCTCTCGGGAAGGGGCTTGCTGGGTCTTCATCAATGCACGCTTTACTCAGTTTATCTACGGCTTGTATCCCCGTGAGGAAATCTGGCGAGCCAACATTGTCTTTGCTGGCTTCTTTACGCTAATAGCGTGGCTGGCAATTCCCCGCCTACCCTTCAAACGTTGGGTAGCCGTGTTTGCCTTAGTCGGCTTCCCCATTGTTGCCTATGTGCTGCTGCACGGCGGTTACTTCGACCTTCCCCGCGTATCGACACACCGCTGGGGTGGTTTGATGCTGACTCTGCTGCTGGCCACCGTCGGCATGGTTGGTGCGCTACCAATCGGGATTGTGCTGGCATTGGGGCGACGCTCCAATATGCCAATCGTGAAAAGCTTCTGCGTGGTATTCATCGAGTTCTGGCGCGGGGTGCCACTGATTACCGTACTGTTCATGGCCTCGGTAATGCTGCCGCTTTTCCTGCCTTCCGATATGAGCGTCGACCGGCTAGTACGTGCACTGATCGGCTTAACACTGTTCCAAAGTGCCTACATGGCCGAGGTTATTCGTGGTGGCCTGCAGGCCATCCCTAAGGGTCAGGAAGAGGCTGCCGCTGCGCTAGGCATGACCTACTGGAAACGCATGGGCCTGATTGTGCTTCCTCAGGCGCTGAAGATGATGATTCCCGGCATCGTGAACACCTTCATTTCGCTGTTTAAAGACACCACCCTGGTCATGATCATCGGGCTATTTGACCTATTGGGGATCGTGCAAGCGGCGCTGGCCGACTCACGCTGGCTGGGCTTCTCACTGGAAGGGTATGTGTTTGCCGCCTTCATGTTCTGGATCTTCTGTTTCAGCATGTCGCGCTATAGCCAGTATTTAGAACGCAAGCTGCACACCGGCCATAAGCGCTAA